From one Bacteroides intestinalis DSM 17393 genomic stretch:
- a CDS encoding sodium ion-translocating decarboxylase subunit beta, which translates to MGEFITFLGNNLADFWTYTGFANATAGHVTMILIGLFFIYLAVAKEFEPMLLIPIGFGMLIGNIPFNMEAGLKVGIYEEGSVLNILYQGVTSGWYPPLIFLGIGAMTDFSSLISNPKLLLIGAAAQFGIFGAYMIALEIGFDPMQAGAIGIIGGADGPTAIFLSSKLAPNLMGAIAVSAYSYMALVPVIQPPIMRLLTNKHERLIRMKPPRVVSHTEKVIFPIIGLLLTCFLVPSGLPLLGMLFFGNLLKESGVTRRLAETARGPLIDTITILLGLTVGASTQASEFLTLDSIKIFGLGALSFVIATASGVIFVKIFNLFLKKDNKINPLIGNAGVSAVPDSARISQVVGLEYDPTNYLLMHAMGPNVAGVIGSAVAAGILLGFLM; encoded by the coding sequence ATGGGAGAATTTATCACATTTTTAGGAAACAACCTTGCCGACTTCTGGACGTACACGGGCTTTGCCAATGCAACGGCAGGTCATGTCACTATGATCCTGATAGGTTTGTTCTTCATATACTTGGCAGTAGCCAAGGAATTTGAGCCGATGCTGCTGATTCCCATCGGATTCGGTATGCTGATCGGTAATATCCCCTTTAACATGGAAGCCGGATTGAAAGTCGGCATCTATGAGGAAGGTTCTGTGCTCAACATCCTGTACCAAGGAGTAACCTCCGGTTGGTATCCGCCACTCATCTTCTTGGGCATCGGTGCTATGACGGACTTCTCGTCTCTGATATCCAATCCTAAATTGTTACTGATTGGTGCTGCTGCTCAGTTTGGTATCTTTGGTGCTTACATGATTGCTTTGGAAATAGGTTTCGATCCTATGCAAGCCGGTGCAATCGGTATCATCGGTGGTGCTGACGGTCCGACGGCTATCTTCCTTTCATCCAAGCTGGCTCCTAACCTGATGGGTGCGATTGCGGTATCAGCCTATTCGTACATGGCGTTGGTACCGGTAATCCAGCCGCCTATCATGCGCCTGTTGACTAACAAGCACGAACGTCTGATCCGTATGAAACCACCGCGCGTAGTTTCTCACACGGAGAAAGTAATCTTCCCGATTATCGGTTTGTTGCTGACTTGTTTCCTCGTTCCGTCCGGTCTGCCTTTGTTGGGTATGCTGTTCTTCGGTAACCTGTTGAAAGAAAGTGGTGTAACCCGTCGTTTAGCTGAAACGGCACGTGGTCCGCTGATTGATACAATCACTATCTTATTAGGTTTGACAGTAGGTGCTTCTACTCAGGCTTCTGAATTCCTGACGCTTGACTCTATCAAGATCTTCGGTCTGGGTGCATTATCATTCGTGATTGCTACCGCTTCAGGTGTCATCTTCGTGAAGATATTCAACCTCTTCCTGAAGAAGGATAATAAGATTAATCCGTTGATCGGTAATGCAGGTGTATCTGCCGTACCTGATTCGGCACGTATCTCTCAGGTAGTAGGTCTGGAATATGATCCTACAAACTACCTGCTGATGCACGCCATGGGTCCG